GTCAAACAAATACCTCATCTAACTGCATGAACAAGAAGTGTCCCAAGGAAAAACTATTCTGGTAGTTGTAGAGATGACAGGCTAACCTGTATATGGAGCATGGAAGATGATACCCGTGTGGGCACAGacaaactgttccaacagcttcaCATTCTGTGGGGGAGAATGGTAGAAACAAATGAGAAGACGAGAGGGAAGACTAAAGAACATAATCCTTAAACACCCATACCAATGCCCTTGACCCTTTTCTGTCTCTCTGGATGGTATCCTCTTCCATATCCCAGTTTTAGCCTCATCCATTCATTGGTCTTTCAACCGTTTCACATGCACATCCTATATTGTCACTGGGTTGATACAGAAGTCAAACTTCTATTTTTGACAttattgttttgttgttattACTATGGGATTAtaggccaccatgcctagctacaGGAGTTAACTGCTAAAGGTAGTCTTCAAGCAAAAACTTGGGGAGACTCATTGGAAGTCCCAGAAATCACCCAGAAAATGCTGCTGTAATAAGTATATACAAATGACTAAGAGATATAACAACAATCTAACTGAATATAACATACATACAAAGaacaatttgtttttttatttaattttttttcttttagttgtagatggacacaacacttttagtttttttttttttttttcatgtggtactaaggattgaacccagtgcttcacacatattaggcaagtgctctatcactgagccaaaaccccagccccaatttatgTTTTAATTACACAGGATGACTCACAACTAGCAAATCAATTACAGGAAATTAGATTCTTAAGGAAAAATCAGGTAATCTGGGGAATGGCAGGTAGGCAGAACcgtctataatctcagtcttGGTTATATAATTATTTATGCCTCTTTTTATAAACTATTGTATATGATTGAAACTGGCAAGGTATTATGGGACTGCCCTATAACCTGTGTCATAAGGGTCACTAGAGTAGCTGGACTCCCCCATTTGCTGACTGATACACAAATGCCCTCCAACTCCCCTgataaccagtcatacatcttagGCTCTAAGATCTTCATTACAAACTCAGAAAAGCATTTTCCTGTtatctttcttaaaatattttccttctttctttttttttttttccttaaaatattttcaaattcttgAAGGAGCAAGTCCTGTCCTGCTCAGTGTTGAAGACTTTCTGAATAAAAATAGTCTACTAGACTCTTTACATTTCTTCATATCTCTGTCTTCCAGCCCCAGGACTCAGAATGCCACTAAACATTGACATGAccacaaaataaagaaaaccacAGGAAAAAGGTAAGTGAATATAGTCATCAATAATTGTAGTAGATATAAAGAAGTTTGGGGCATGGTTCTCCTATTAGAAATAagcctttgggctggggatgtggctcaagcagtagtgcgctagcctggcatgcgtgtggcccgggttcgatcctcagcaccacatacaaaacaaagatgttgtgtctgccgataactaaaaaataaatattaaaattctctctctctctccttctctcactctctcttaaaaaaaaaaaaaaaaaaaaagaaataagcctTTCTAtaaggtgtggtggcgcacacacctataatcccatcaaATCAGGAGGCTATGGCAGGAGGACTGGAaatttgaggtcagtctcagcaatttaccaaggccctaagcaacaaagcaagaccctgtcacaaaataaaaagggtagggGATGTGTTTCAATGGTTAAGTGCAActagattcaatccctgatataaaAGTAAGTTTTAGAAAAGGTTATTTTTTCTTGCCTGCCAATTTATACTGTAAATTTCATGGACATGGAATAAACCTTCTTAGTCCAATTCATAATAGAGGTAAAAAACTGTAGAGGGATGATTTTATATTGCAAAAGTCACTGCAACATATACTGCAGGGGTGCCAGAATATGAAGAAGTGTGGTGTACCTATAGTAATGTCTTTAGCATTACAAAGAGAGTCCAAATATTCTCCTTACCCTAAAGTCGATATACAAATTGTGATCCCGGCAGATGGGACAAGGATTCCCAGCAATTTTATTCTTACGCTGTAGAGAGAAGAAACTGGTAGTTGGAGGATGTTCACagccttgtcaaaaaaaaaaaggggctgcTTCGATGGTCCCTATGGCCCCCACCCTCACACCACATCCCACCTAGGTACCGCCCTCAGAAACTCACAATGCAGGTCTTTCGAGTTTGCTGGGGTGGGATACCACCTTTGTGGTTGCGGCGGTAGTCGGCCCAGACTGGGCGATTACCATAGCGGTTCTGGTATTCTGAAATGAAAGAGAAGTTATTCCTTAGTGAGGGTGTAGGGGTGTCTCTATTTACTTCAGGCACCACCTGACCCACTCTTTCCCCATTTAAGGATACCTTCTGAGTCCAGATATTTCCAGGGTTCATTCTCATAAGGGGAAATGGGAACTGAGGGCAATGAATCTTTTTCAGGGGGGGCGCTGGTGCAAACAGTCTGGAGGGTAACCTATAAAGGGAGGGATGAAAAAATGAGTTCAAGAAAAAGACTCACCTGTTTTATCATACTTTGGGAAGAGGACAAATGCCTGTTAATGTAATTTAAAAGGAACATATATATGAAaggaaatattttgttgagattAAACTGACATAAATCAACAATTACTCTCCCTATCTCTAACTGGATCCTGAGAGGCTAAATAGGAGGAAACAATCTTATtcaagaaaacaattttagaatATGGCACATAAAAAGTCTTTGTGCTTCTGGGGAATTAGTTGGGTCTAATGGGAGAAAAAAGGAGTATATCCAGTCTTTTGGAAGTTAGATGTGTGGTGGTAAGGGGATGCACAGGATAAGTTGAGTCTTCAACTCAATCTCACAGCAAGACAGAGTTCCCAGTTTTATAAAATGTTGAAGTTCAACATTCCATAGGGCAAAAACAAACTTGGAGTCCTAACGCCAGCTTTAAAGCTACCAGGCCTGCTATTAATTCAGTGGTGTCCTGTCAACATTCCTCAGTCCCACTCTAGGGAGTGGCAGCGGGGTAAGCCTTGCTTCTCACCTTGTCCCACCAAGAAACTGCCCTGCCCTATCAAGAACCTCCAGGGTGGTAAGTACGTGAGGCTGAAGGGAAACCTCAATCCCAAGGACAAAACTAAGGTCGAATGCATGCTTTGCTAAGAAACTGAATTATTAAGATAAAGAGCTGAAAATCTGGTCCCTATGTCGTGAGAATGTATCCTGGCTTTACTGGGAGATAGCCGGGCTGGTGGAAATTACAATCcctcaatcagaggacactctagAGCATCACAGATTTAGACACTACTTACGTAGTTAATACCTAATTGTACACGACCAAGGGTGAATCCCACCACCTGGTTATATTGCTGAAGTATAGTATTTGGGAACAGAATGTCAGCTGACCCGAGGTTTTAACCCTGGATTCGGGCAATACCGGGCAAGGGGTGGAGGTGCCGGAATTCAAGTGTTGCCTACACAGCAGAGACGTGGGTCTCCCCCCGTGGCTTCTCGGAAGTGCAGCTTCCACCTAGAGAAGGCATAACTAAATTGGGGTTGTACATAATATCCTCTGAGGAGTTACCTGAACACCTCTGGCATTTCGGAAAGTGGAAAAGATAGGAAACCGCCTCCCAAACGTGTTCAGTACGGCGGCCGCCATTTTGACGTACGCCCAACGTAGAATGCCTGAGAAGGAAACTGCGCATGCTCCAGACAACTGACGCGGATAGGGCAAAGGGCGATCCCGCAGTGCGGAAGGCAACCGCGCGCGTTTGCGTCAGGACGGAAGCGTAAGAGGAGGGCTTGTTAGAGACGCTGATTTCAACTGCGTCACAATCGAATTAGGcttcaaaaagatttttttcctggACCAATCATTAAAACTATTAGATTCCATACTTAGACTTtgccttttaaataattttaaagtcgATTTTGACCAGGATTCTTTCATTGCGCATGCGCACCTTCGTTTCTACCAACCCGGGGTGAGAAATGTTGTCCAAGGCGGAAGTGGTAGAAGCAGAGGAAAGGGTGGTGCTAGGCTCCCTGGTCACGCGTACGAGACTGGGGGACAGGAAGGAGGCGGAAGAGAGTACTAGAGGGAAGGGGCTGCCCGTCGGCGAAGGAAGGATAGCCAATCAGCTGGCGACTTGTCTTTCGGGTTGACCAATACGTTCACGCCTCGCGCACAATGTCTCGCGACAAGGGCGTTTCACTAGCACGTTTGGGCGCGTTGGGCGGCGTCCGGGTATAAAAGACTCCGCCCGAGCGGGCAGCCGCCATTCTGGGGTTCGTTTAGAGGTAAGTTTGGTTTTCTTGTCATTTA
This region of Callospermophilus lateralis isolate mCalLat2 chromosome 6, mCalLat2.hap1, whole genome shotgun sequence genomic DNA includes:
- the Mrps18b gene encoding small ribosomal subunit protein mS40, whose translation is MAAAVLNTFGRRFPIFSTFRNARGVQVTLQTVCTSAPPEKDSLPSVPISPYENEPWKYLDSEEYQNRYGNRPVWADYRRNHKGGIPPQQTRKTCIRKNKIAGNPCPICRDHNLYIDFRNVKLLEQFVCAHTGIIFHAPYTGVCMKQHKKLTQAIQKARDHGLLSYHIPQVEPRDLDFSTSHGAVTSTPPAPTLVSGDPWYPWYTWKQPPERELSRLRRLYQGNLLEESGPPPESMPGVPLKPPTEASSTEQTSPHSIP